One genomic region from Nymphaea colorata isolate Beijing-Zhang1983 chromosome 12, ASM883128v2, whole genome shotgun sequence encodes:
- the LOC116265565 gene encoding pentatricopeptide repeat-containing protein At4g02750-like, whose amino-acid sequence MNRFYVHDGGLIRLVPFLSLLSKRTCSSWQLNVIFRGFSSQNWDIYRWNSTITSCFEHGDLEFARQTFDGMPERNLVTWNCMISGYVSNRKIFEAHKIFDSMPRKNVISWTALINGYARCGKLSEAHALFDQMPEKNVICWNTMISGYINNRRLKEAHILFDNMPKRNSVSWAIIIGGYLRHENVVEARNLFLLAPQTVSLANLMLSGYVKFGYFEDACELFDSMPQKDIASWTIMITCYSKCGKMEKARHIFELTPNKDIAAWTAIIRCYLQNGDIQTAEKLFVMMPQKDVMACNSMISGYIENGMLDDALKLFVQMHKRDTVSWNCILQGYVMKGDMANACNWFEVMPQRDTISWNTMISGYQSWESLSLFSRMIVDGYQPDQGTFTVVLSVCAALAALGWGRMVHLRTIKSSYEHDTLVLSSLLTMYSRCGILCDAALVFDRMLKRDLVAWNAMIAAYAYHGFASEAFKMFLGMRQHDIIPDHVTFLALLSASVHGGLVDQGKRCFNSMCNDWKLMPGPEHYACMVDLLGRSGHLNEAVKFIREIPDDLLTSEWETLLSACRIHGNLNLGEIASKEVMNLQPTDGGVHVLVSNMYAARGMWRDAASIRTLMRKQGAKKEPGCSWIEINAKANVFFYDDRSHAQIERIHELLGSLAAVMEDVGCLVQTMA is encoded by the coding sequence ATGAATAGATTTTATGTTCATGATGGAGGTCTAATCAGGCTTGTCCCTTTCTTGAGCTTGCTTTCCAAAAGAACTTGTTCATCATGGCAGTTAAATGTTATATTTCGAGGTTTTTCCAGTCAAAATTGGGATATATACAGGTGGAACTCAACCATTACAAGTTGCTTTGAGCACGGGGATCTGGAATTTGCAAGACAAACTTTCGATGGAATGCCTGAACGAAATTTGGTAACTTGGAACTGCATGATATCAGGGTATGTGTCAAATCGCAAAATTTTTGAGGCACATAAAATATTTGACTCTATGCCTAGGAAGAATGTTATATCTTGGACAGCATTGATAAATGGTTATGCAAGGTGTGGCAAGCTGTCAGAAGCTCATGCATTGTTTGATCAAATGCCTGAAAAGAATGTCATTTGTTGGAACACCATGATATCTGGTTACATTAACAATCGAAGGCTGAAAGAAGCACACATTCTTTTTGATAATATGCCTAAAAGAAATTCTGTATCATGGGCAATCATAATTGGAGGTTATCTGAGGCATGAGAATGTTGTTGAAGCAAGGAACTTGTTTCTTTTGGCACCACAGACTGTTTCTCTTGCCAACTTGATGCTGTCTGGGTATGTCAAATTCGGTTATTTTGAGGATGCTTGTGAACTATTCGATAGCATGCCTCAGAAGGACATAGCTTCATGGACTATCATGATAACTTGTTACTCAAAGTGtgggaaaatggaaaaggcGAGACACATCTTTGAACTGACGCCTAATAAGGACATAGCAGCTTGGACTGCTATCATTCGATGTTATCTACAAAATGGAGACATTCAAACTGCAGAGAAATTGTTTGTAATGATGCCTCAAAAAGATGTTATGGCCTGTAATTCGATGATTAGTGGTTACATTGAGAATGGCATGCTTGATGATGCTTTAAAATTGTTTGTGCAGATGCATAAACGAGATACTGTGTCATGGAATTGTATTTTACAAGGCTATGTAATGAAAGGTGATATGGCTAATGCATGTAATTGGTTTGAAGTGATGCCTCAAAGAGATACAATTTCATGGAACACAATGATTTCTGGTTATCAAAGTTGGGAATCACTTTCTCTGTTCTCCAGGATGATTGTTGATGGATATCAGCCTGATCAAGGCACTTTTACAGTTGTCCTCTCAGTTTGTGCTGCTCTTGCTGCTTTAGGATGGGGGAGAATGGTCCACCTTCGCACAATCAAATCTTCTTATGAACATGATACTTTGGTTTTGAGTTCACTACTTACCATGTATTCAAGATGTGGTATTCTGTGTGATGCTGCATTAGTTTTTGACCGGATGTTGAAGAGAGATTTAGTTGCATGGAATGCTATGATTGCAGCATATGCTTATCATGGGTTTGCATCAGAAGCATTTAAGATGTTCCTTGGTATGAGGCAACATGACATTATTCCAGATCACGTGACCTTTCTTGCTCTCTTATCTGCATCTGTTCATGGTGGTTTGGTAGATCAAGGGAAAAGATGTTTCAATTCCATGTGTAACGATTGGAAATTGATGCCTGGGCCAGAACATTATGCCTGTATGGTTGACCTTCTTGGTCGATCTGGTCACCTCAATGAGGCTGTGAAATTTATAAGGGAAATTCCTGATGATCTTTTAACCAGTGAATGGGAAACCCTGCTTAGTGCATGTAGAATTCACGGGAATCTGAATTTGGGAGAAATCGCTTCCAAAGAAGTCATGAATTTGCAGCCTACAGATGGAGGAGTACATGTACTGGTTTCAAATATGTATGCAGCAAGAGGAATGTGGAGAGATGCTGCAAGCATTAGAACCCTAATGAGGAAACAGGGAGCAAAGAAGGAGCCAGGTTGCAGTTGGATTGAGAtaaatgcaaaagcaaatgtgtttttttatgatGACAGATCTCATGCACAGATTGAACGCATACATGAACTGCTTGGATCCTTGGCAGCTGTAATGGAAGATGTTGGTTGTTTAGTTCAAACAATGGCTTGA